Genomic segment of Edaphobacter bradus:
AGTTTCGTTCTCACCGCGTTACTTACGCGCGGATCTTCCGGTACATCGCACCTGCACCTCCGAGTAGGCCCGTTCCCAGCAAAAACAGTGTGCTCGGCTCAGGAACTGTGTTGACCGTAGCGTCCCAGTCGAGGCCCAAATCAAAACTGCCAATTTGTTGCACATCAAACGTCAGGGTATGAGTTCCGGGCGTCAACAAAGCAAGAGCACCCGGGATATCGGCCTGCGTCACCGTATCCACGTTCAGGCAGTTCGGCAGAGCGTTCTGGCAGATTACGTTACCACCCGGTGCCGCCTTCATAAGAGTGTTTCCGCTGCCCGTTCCGTCCAGGAAAACAGCCGTCGTGTCATCGGCAAGGACACTGAAGGTGAACGCAGTTGCCTGACCATTAAGCGTGAACGTCGTCGTGAAAAAGTAGTCGCCGTTCGGCGCAAAATGCCCGCCTGGCTGGGCTCCCACTGGCGTCGTCGGTCCCGTCTGACCGAAGGAGATCCAGGTCGAGTTCGGCACCGGGCTGTGCCATAAGCCCGGTGCAACGGCAACGGTTCCGGGCGTGTATACGACACCCGAGTCGGGTGTCGATGAGCCGGGAACAAAGGCCATCGCCGAATTTTGATCCCCCATGCTCGGTTGACCACTCGCATAGCTCCCGAACCGGAAGGTATCTGCCGATGCAAAGGCGGTTGAACAAGCTACAACCGCCCCGAAAGCAACCAATCTAAGATATTGCTTCATGGAGTCCTCCA
This window contains:
- a CDS encoding PEP-CTERM sorting domain-containing protein; this translates as MAFVPGSSTPDSGVVYTPGTVAVAPGLWHSPVPNSTWISFGQTGPTTPVGAQPGGHFAPNGDYFFTTTFTLNGQATAFTFSVLADDTTAVFLDGTGSGNTLMKAAPGGNVICQNALPNCLNVDTVTQADIPGALALLTPGTHTLTFDVQQIGSFDLGLDWDATVNTVPEPSTLFLLGTGLLGGAGAMYRKIRA